Below is a window of Anaerolineales bacterium DNA.
TATTTTTTCACATGAACATCCCCATCAACTTCGACGGCCAGCTTGGCATTGACGCAATAGAAATCGAGTATGTATTTCCCGACGGGAGCTTGGCGGCGGAAATGGAAACCGAGAGCCTTTCGGCGAAGGCGGGACCATAACAAACGTTCGGCCGGTGTCATGGTTCGGCGAAGATGTTTGGCATATTGAGTGGTTTGGGGTGTTGTTCCGCGGCGGCTTTTTCGTCGTTTGATCATGCTATCCCCCTTGACGATGATTCCCCCTCCTCTTTCCTCCCCCGTTAAGCAAAAAGCGCTTAACGGGGGAGGACCTTGCGTGGCAACCTCCCCCGTTAGGTGGTTTTTCTACTGGGGGTGGACCTTGTGCGATACCCTCCCCCGTTAGGCGGTTTTCCCAACGGGGGAGGCCTTATGCGATACCCTCCCCCGTTAGGTGCTATTCCTAATAGGGGAGGGCAGGTGAGGGGGCTATTTCCCTTTGAGGATCTGGTCCGCGATCGCGTCCAATTCTTCGTCGGAATAATAATAGAGCAGCACCAGGCCGCCGCGCTTTGCGCGTTTGATCGTCACCCGCGTGCCCAGCGCCTCCTCGAATTTTTTCTCCAGCGCGCGCAGGTCCGGCGGCAGGCGCGGCGGGGAGGGTTTAGGCGTTCGCTTGCCGGTCATCCGGCGGGCGAGCTCCTCGGTCTGGCGGACGCTGAGGTCGCGCTTGAGGACCGTGTCCACCGCGGCCAGCTGGGCTTGCACGGTGGGCAGGGCGAGCAGGGCCCGCGCGTGGCCCTCGCTGATCTGGCCGCCCGAGAGCGCTTGGCGCACGCGCTCGGGCAGCTTTAGGAGGCGCAGGGTGTTGGTCACCGCCACGCGGCTTTTGCC
It encodes the following:
- a CDS encoding DUF559 domain-containing protein, yielding MIKRRKSRRGTTPQTTQYAKHLRRTMTPAERLLWSRLRRKALGFHFRRQAPVGKYILDFYCVNAKLAVEVDGDVHVKKYIKDTERSNWLENKKHIAFSGLIRPPVSELSGR